One window from the genome of Oreochromis niloticus isolate F11D_XX linkage group LG20, O_niloticus_UMD_NMBU, whole genome shotgun sequence encodes:
- the grip2a gene encoding glutamate receptor-interacting protein 2a isoform X2 yields the protein MNMSARVAFGKGRLTSKQLFFAFPQTDSLRKGSRSAGGKRRMFSFSLRCRLGVIRGRTKDEGPYSKGSKEPGATDQSHSSRRRSLSEEYRGVTTVDLMKREGSSLGLTISGGSDKDGKPRVSNLRPGGLAARSDQLNVGDYIKSVNGINLSKLRHDEIISLLKNIGERVVLEVEYELPPFVQNPSGVITKTIEVCLHKEGNSFGFVMRGGFHEDWRRSRPLVVTSVRPGGPADREGTIKAGDRVLSIDGMPLSRERHADALTMLMQSGQEALFLIEYDVSVMEAVQQASGPLLVEIVKGPSASLGISLATAVYRNKQVIIIDKIKAASVVERCGALHVGDILLSIDGTSTEHCSLMEAAQLLASTSDIVKLEILPASQSRLPIRPYDTVKVQKSNHHHWDQSGNYCHPPHASHSKTWSSPSHPHNQQDHCKSLVSGGFSPSSTATSGFSSQGSNTLPCPVLPITPTSPRSSTGKRRNRKKDHKSSLSLASSSVGPGGQVFHVETSEVILRGDPLTGFGIQLQGGVFATETLSAPPVIRFIEPDSPAERCGLLQVGDRLLFINGIPTEDGTLEEAHQLLRDSALANKVTLEIEFDVAESVVPSSGTFHVKLPKRRGMELGITISASKKPGKPLIISDIRKGSIAHRTGTLEPGDRLLAIDSVRLENCTMEDAMHVLEQAEDMVKLRIQKDEDNIDELEMSGSIIYTVELKRYNGPLGITISGTEEPFDPIVISGLTKKGLAERTGAIHIGDRVLAINGVSLKGKPLSEAIHLLQMAGESVTLKIKKQADQSDGRRPLEREAAFLSDTEDDLTDSQKTSKHSELYSATVPSIDSAMSSWDSSGFDAGYSSQGTYLHKGSDILLNPNEWRRTKHRSQTTSSSAGLVHHTSLYDGRFTEDEWDKIPGFVSPPRCHGTLNQDDSFWSQALQDLETCGQSEILRELEASMTGSALSLYLDETKTNEDSVFPSEISPIKREGSHGETINKSKLNMSTGVGEVSSRVKGDNSENLLPTALALHKVTIRKDRESRDFGFSVSDGLLEKGVYVNMIRPDGPADQAGLKPFDRILQVNRVRTRDLDCCLTVPLIMEAGDSLELVISRNPLAAADAELPNDCDDPSNSLFCFPNHRNNIVAL from the exons ATGAAGGACCATACTCAAAGGGAAGCAAAGAGCCCGGGGcaactgaccaatcacattCGTCCCGGAGGCGCAGCCTTTCAG AAGAGTATCGAGGAGTGACCACCGTGGATCTGATGAAAAGGGAAGGCAGCAGCCTTGGCCTCACCATCTCCGGAGGTTCTGATAAGGATGGCAAGCCCAGAGTGTCAAACCTACGGCCAGGTGGGCTAGCTGCCAG GAGTGACCAGCTGAATGTAGGAGACTACATCAAGTCAGTGAATGGCATCAATCTGTCAAAGCTTCGTCACGATGAGATTATCAGCCTGCTGAAGAACATTGGGGAGCGAGTTGTACTGGAAGTGGAGTATGAACTGCCTCCATTTG TCCAGAACCCCTCAGGAGTCATAACCAAAACCATCGAGGTGTGTTTACACAAGGAGGGCAACAGTTTTGGTTTTGTCATGAGAG GAGGCTTCCATGAAGACTGGCGCAGATCTCGTCCTCTGGTGGTGACCAGCGTCAGGCCTGGGGGTCCGGCTGATAG AGAGGGCACTATTAAGGCTGGAGACCGAGTATTGAGCATAGATGGGATGCCTTTGAGCCGGGAGAGGCACGCTGACGCTTTGACCATGTTAATGCAGAGCGGCCAGGAAGCTCTGTTCCTGATTGAGTATGACGTCTCTGTCATGG AGGCAGTGCAGCAAGCCTCGGGCCCTCTGCTGGTGGAGATAGTGAAAGGCCCCTCTGCCAGCCTGGGGATCAGCCTCGCCACGGCAGTCTACAGGAACAAACAAGTTATTATTATCGACAAGATAAAAGCAGCCAGTGTGGTGGAAAG GTGTGGAGCGCTGCATGTAGGTGACATCCTCCTGTCCATAGACGGGACCAGCACAGAGCACTGCTCTCTGATGGAGGCAGCACAGCTACTCGCCAGCACCTCTGACATTGTCAAACTGGAGATTCTTCCAGCCAGCCAGAGCAGACTTCCCATCAGGCCGTATGACACAG TAAAAGTGCAGAAAAGCAACCATCATCACTGGGACCAAAGCGGCAACTACTGCCATCCCCCACATGCCAGCCACAGCAAGACATGGAGCAGCCCAAGCCACCCACACAACCAGCAGGACCACTGCAAAT CTCTGGTGAGTGGTGGCTTCTCCCCTTCCTCCACAGCCACCTCAGGCTTCAGCAGCCAGGGTAGCAACACGCTACCCTGCCCCGTCCTTCCCATCACTCCCACCAGCCCTCGCAGCTCCACCGGCAAGAGGAGGAACAGAAAGAAGGACCACAAGAGCTCAT TATCTTTGGCATCGAGCTCTGTCGGCCCGGGGGGGCAGGTTTTTCATGTGGAAACGAGCGAGGTCATCCTGAGGGGGGATCCACTCACAGGTTTTGGGATCCAGCTGCAGGGAGGTGTCTTTGCCACAGAAACCCTATCCGCTCCCCCGGTCATCCGCTTTATTGAGCCCGACAGCCCAGCTGAGAG GTGtgggctgctgcaggtcggcgaCAGATTGTTGTTCATTAATGGGATCCCAACTGAAGATGGCACTTTGGAGGAAGCTCATCAGCTGCTCAGAGACTCTGCTCTGGCTAACAAGGTCACACTGGAGATTGAGTTTGATGTTGCAG AGTCGGTGGTTCCCAGCAGCGGCACCTTCCACGTTAAACTCCCCAAACGGCGAGGGATGGAGCTGGGCATCACCATCAGTG CGAGTAAAAAACCTGGCAAGCCCCTCATCATCTCTGACATCAGGAAAGGAAGCATTGCGCACAG AACAGGCACTCTGGAGCCCGGAGACCGGCTGCTGGCCATCGACTCGGTGCGTCTGGAGAACTGCACAATGGAAGACGCGATGCATGTCCTGGAACAAGCAGAAGATATGGTCAAACTCCGAATCCAGAAAGATGAGGACAACATTG ATGAGTTGGAAATGTCAGGCTCCATAATCTACACAGTTGAGTTGAAGAGATACAACGGACCACTGGGCATCACCATTTCTGGCACAGAGGAGCCCTTTGATCCCATCGTCATTTCTGGCCTCACCAAGAAAGGCCTGGCTGAGAG GACTGGAGCCATCCATATAGGGGACCGAGTCCTAGCCATCAATGGTGTCAGCCTGAAAGGAAAGCCACTGAGTGAGGCCATTCATCTCCTGCAGATGGCCGGGGAGTCAGTCACCCTCAAGATCAAGAAACAAGCTGATc AGTCTGACGGCCGGCGGCCTTTAGAAAGAGAAGCTGCATTTTTGAGCGACACAGAGGATGACCTGACAGACTCCCAGAAGACCAGTAAACACTCAGAGCTCTACTCTGCCACTGTACCCAGTATAGACTCTGCCATGAGCTCCTGGGATAGCTCGGGGTTTGATGCAGGCTACAGTagccaag gGACATATCTTCACAAAGGATCCGATATACTGCTCAACCCAAATGAGTGGAGGCGCACAAAACACAGGAGCCAAACCACTTCCAGTTCTGCAGGCCTAGTCCACCACACCTCATTGTATGATGGGAGATTCACAGAGGATGAGTGGGACAAGATACCTGG ATTTGTCAGCCCCCCTCGTTGCCATGGCACCCTGAACCAGGATGACAGCTTCTGGTCCCAGGCTCTGCAGGACCTCGAGACCTGCGGCCAGTCGGAGATTCTCAGGGAGCTGGAG GCATCCATGACAGGTAGCGCTCTTAGTCTGTACCTAGATGAGACCAAAACAAATGAAGACTCAGTGTTTCCCTCTGAAATAAGTCCAATCAAGAGGGAAGGAAGCCATGGAGAAActataaacaaaagcaaactgaACATGTCAACTGGAGTCGGAGAGGTTTCATCCAGGGTCAAAGGCGACAACTCTGAAAATTTGCTCCCTACAGCTCTGGCACTGCACAAG GTGACTATAAGAAAGGATCGTGAAAGCCGTGACTTTGGTTTCAGTGTGTCAGACGGGCTGCTGGAAAAGGGTGTCTACGTGAATATGATCCGGCCTGATGGCCCAGCTGACCAAGCGGGGTTGAAGCCTTTTGACCGCATTCTTCAG GTGAACCGTGTAAGGACCAGGGACTTGGACTGTTGTCTAACTGTGCCCTTAATTATGGAGGCCGGAGACAGCCTGGAATTGGTCATTAGCAGGAATCCACTGGCAGCAGCAGACGCGGAGCTGCCAAACGACTGTGACGACCCCTCAAACTCACTGTTCTGCTTCCCCAACCACAGGAACAACATAGTTGCCCTCTGA
- the grip2a gene encoding glutamate receptor-interacting protein 2a isoform X3, with protein sequence MNMSARVAFGKGRLTSKQLFFAFPQTDSLRKGSRSAGGKRRMFSFSLRCRLGVIRGRTKDEGPYSKGSKEPGATDQSHSSRRRSLSAEEYRGVTTVDLMKREGSSLGLTISGGSDKDGKPRVSNLRPGGLAARSDQLNVGDYIKSVNGINLSKLRHDEIISLLKNIGERVVLEVEYELPPFVQNPSGVITKTIEVCLHKEGNSFGFVMRGGFHEDWRRSRPLVVTSVRPGGPADREGTIKAGDRVLSIDGMPLSRERHADALTMLMQSGQEALFLIEYDVSVMEAVQQASGPLLVEIVKGPSASLGISLATAVYRNKQVIIIDKIKAASVVERCGALHVGDILLSIDGTSTEHCSLMEAAQLLASTSDIVKLEILPASQSRLPIRPYDTVKVQKSNHHHWDQSGNYCHPPHASHSKTWSSPSHPHNQQDHCKSTSGFSSQGSNTLPCPVLPITPTSPRSSTGKRRNRKKDHKSSLSLASSSVGPGGQVFHVETSEVILRGDPLTGFGIQLQGGVFATETLSAPPVIRFIEPDSPAERCGLLQVGDRLLFINGIPTEDGTLEEAHQLLRDSALANKVTLEIEFDVAESVVPSSGTFHVKLPKRRGMELGITISASKKPGKPLIISDIRKGSIAHRTGTLEPGDRLLAIDSVRLENCTMEDAMHVLEQAEDMVKLRIQKDEDNIDELEMSGSIIYTVELKRYNGPLGITISGTEEPFDPIVISGLTKKGLAERTGAIHIGDRVLAINGVSLKGKPLSEAIHLLQMAGESVTLKIKKQADQSDGRRPLEREAAFLSDTEDDLTDSQKTSKHSELYSATVPSIDSAMSSWDSSGFDAGYSSQGTYLHKGSDILLNPNEWRRTKHRSQTTSSSAGLVHHTSLYDGRFTEDEWDKIPGFVSPPRCHGTLNQDDSFWSQALQDLETCGQSEILRELEASMTGSALSLYLDETKTNEDSVFPSEISPIKREGSHGETINKSKLNMSTGVGEVSSRVKGDNSENLLPTALALHKVTIRKDRESRDFGFSVSDGLLEKGVYVNMIRPDGPADQAGLKPFDRILQVNRVRTRDLDCCLTVPLIMEAGDSLELVISRNPLAAADAELPNDCDDPSNSLFCFPNHRNNIVAL encoded by the exons ATGAAGGACCATACTCAAAGGGAAGCAAAGAGCCCGGGGcaactgaccaatcacattCGTCCCGGAGGCGCAGCCTTTCAG CAGAAGAGTATCGAGGAGTGACCACCGTGGATCTGATGAAAAGGGAAGGCAGCAGCCTTGGCCTCACCATCTCCGGAGGTTCTGATAAGGATGGCAAGCCCAGAGTGTCAAACCTACGGCCAGGTGGGCTAGCTGCCAG GAGTGACCAGCTGAATGTAGGAGACTACATCAAGTCAGTGAATGGCATCAATCTGTCAAAGCTTCGTCACGATGAGATTATCAGCCTGCTGAAGAACATTGGGGAGCGAGTTGTACTGGAAGTGGAGTATGAACTGCCTCCATTTG TCCAGAACCCCTCAGGAGTCATAACCAAAACCATCGAGGTGTGTTTACACAAGGAGGGCAACAGTTTTGGTTTTGTCATGAGAG GAGGCTTCCATGAAGACTGGCGCAGATCTCGTCCTCTGGTGGTGACCAGCGTCAGGCCTGGGGGTCCGGCTGATAG AGAGGGCACTATTAAGGCTGGAGACCGAGTATTGAGCATAGATGGGATGCCTTTGAGCCGGGAGAGGCACGCTGACGCTTTGACCATGTTAATGCAGAGCGGCCAGGAAGCTCTGTTCCTGATTGAGTATGACGTCTCTGTCATGG AGGCAGTGCAGCAAGCCTCGGGCCCTCTGCTGGTGGAGATAGTGAAAGGCCCCTCTGCCAGCCTGGGGATCAGCCTCGCCACGGCAGTCTACAGGAACAAACAAGTTATTATTATCGACAAGATAAAAGCAGCCAGTGTGGTGGAAAG GTGTGGAGCGCTGCATGTAGGTGACATCCTCCTGTCCATAGACGGGACCAGCACAGAGCACTGCTCTCTGATGGAGGCAGCACAGCTACTCGCCAGCACCTCTGACATTGTCAAACTGGAGATTCTTCCAGCCAGCCAGAGCAGACTTCCCATCAGGCCGTATGACACAG TAAAAGTGCAGAAAAGCAACCATCATCACTGGGACCAAAGCGGCAACTACTGCCATCCCCCACATGCCAGCCACAGCAAGACATGGAGCAGCCCAAGCCACCCACACAACCAGCAGGACCACTGCAAAT CCACCTCAGGCTTCAGCAGCCAGGGTAGCAACACGCTACCCTGCCCCGTCCTTCCCATCACTCCCACCAGCCCTCGCAGCTCCACCGGCAAGAGGAGGAACAGAAAGAAGGACCACAAGAGCTCAT TATCTTTGGCATCGAGCTCTGTCGGCCCGGGGGGGCAGGTTTTTCATGTGGAAACGAGCGAGGTCATCCTGAGGGGGGATCCACTCACAGGTTTTGGGATCCAGCTGCAGGGAGGTGTCTTTGCCACAGAAACCCTATCCGCTCCCCCGGTCATCCGCTTTATTGAGCCCGACAGCCCAGCTGAGAG GTGtgggctgctgcaggtcggcgaCAGATTGTTGTTCATTAATGGGATCCCAACTGAAGATGGCACTTTGGAGGAAGCTCATCAGCTGCTCAGAGACTCTGCTCTGGCTAACAAGGTCACACTGGAGATTGAGTTTGATGTTGCAG AGTCGGTGGTTCCCAGCAGCGGCACCTTCCACGTTAAACTCCCCAAACGGCGAGGGATGGAGCTGGGCATCACCATCAGTG CGAGTAAAAAACCTGGCAAGCCCCTCATCATCTCTGACATCAGGAAAGGAAGCATTGCGCACAG AACAGGCACTCTGGAGCCCGGAGACCGGCTGCTGGCCATCGACTCGGTGCGTCTGGAGAACTGCACAATGGAAGACGCGATGCATGTCCTGGAACAAGCAGAAGATATGGTCAAACTCCGAATCCAGAAAGATGAGGACAACATTG ATGAGTTGGAAATGTCAGGCTCCATAATCTACACAGTTGAGTTGAAGAGATACAACGGACCACTGGGCATCACCATTTCTGGCACAGAGGAGCCCTTTGATCCCATCGTCATTTCTGGCCTCACCAAGAAAGGCCTGGCTGAGAG GACTGGAGCCATCCATATAGGGGACCGAGTCCTAGCCATCAATGGTGTCAGCCTGAAAGGAAAGCCACTGAGTGAGGCCATTCATCTCCTGCAGATGGCCGGGGAGTCAGTCACCCTCAAGATCAAGAAACAAGCTGATc AGTCTGACGGCCGGCGGCCTTTAGAAAGAGAAGCTGCATTTTTGAGCGACACAGAGGATGACCTGACAGACTCCCAGAAGACCAGTAAACACTCAGAGCTCTACTCTGCCACTGTACCCAGTATAGACTCTGCCATGAGCTCCTGGGATAGCTCGGGGTTTGATGCAGGCTACAGTagccaag gGACATATCTTCACAAAGGATCCGATATACTGCTCAACCCAAATGAGTGGAGGCGCACAAAACACAGGAGCCAAACCACTTCCAGTTCTGCAGGCCTAGTCCACCACACCTCATTGTATGATGGGAGATTCACAGAGGATGAGTGGGACAAGATACCTGG ATTTGTCAGCCCCCCTCGTTGCCATGGCACCCTGAACCAGGATGACAGCTTCTGGTCCCAGGCTCTGCAGGACCTCGAGACCTGCGGCCAGTCGGAGATTCTCAGGGAGCTGGAG GCATCCATGACAGGTAGCGCTCTTAGTCTGTACCTAGATGAGACCAAAACAAATGAAGACTCAGTGTTTCCCTCTGAAATAAGTCCAATCAAGAGGGAAGGAAGCCATGGAGAAActataaacaaaagcaaactgaACATGTCAACTGGAGTCGGAGAGGTTTCATCCAGGGTCAAAGGCGACAACTCTGAAAATTTGCTCCCTACAGCTCTGGCACTGCACAAG GTGACTATAAGAAAGGATCGTGAAAGCCGTGACTTTGGTTTCAGTGTGTCAGACGGGCTGCTGGAAAAGGGTGTCTACGTGAATATGATCCGGCCTGATGGCCCAGCTGACCAAGCGGGGTTGAAGCCTTTTGACCGCATTCTTCAG GTGAACCGTGTAAGGACCAGGGACTTGGACTGTTGTCTAACTGTGCCCTTAATTATGGAGGCCGGAGACAGCCTGGAATTGGTCATTAGCAGGAATCCACTGGCAGCAGCAGACGCGGAGCTGCCAAACGACTGTGACGACCCCTCAAACTCACTGTTCTGCTTCCCCAACCACAGGAACAACATAGTTGCCCTCTGA
- the grip2a gene encoding glutamate receptor-interacting protein 2a isoform X4, whose product MLCGLRRDTKNSIDEGPYSKGSKEPGATDQSHSSRRRSLSAEEYRGVTTVDLMKREGSSLGLTISGGSDKDGKPRVSNLRPGGLAARSDQLNVGDYIKSVNGINLSKLRHDEIISLLKNIGERVVLEVEYELPPFVQNPSGVITKTIEVCLHKEGNSFGFVMRGGFHEDWRRSRPLVVTSVRPGGPADREGTIKAGDRVLSIDGMPLSRERHADALTMLMQSGQEALFLIEYDVSVMEAVQQASGPLLVEIVKGPSASLGISLATAVYRNKQVIIIDKIKAASVVERCGALHVGDILLSIDGTSTEHCSLMEAAQLLASTSDIVKLEILPASQSRLPIRPYDTVKVQKSNHHHWDQSGNYCHPPHASHSKTWSSPSHPHNQQDHCKSLVSGGFSPSSTATSGFSSQGSNTLPCPVLPITPTSPRSSTGKRRNRKKDHKSSLSLASSSVGPGGQVFHVETSEVILRGDPLTGFGIQLQGGVFATETLSAPPVIRFIEPDSPAERCGLLQVGDRLLFINGIPTEDGTLEEAHQLLRDSALANKVTLEIEFDVAESVVPSSGTFHVKLPKRRGMELGITISASKKPGKPLIISDIRKGSIAHRTGTLEPGDRLLAIDSVRLENCTMEDAMHVLEQAEDMVKLRIQKDEDNIDELEMSGSIIYTVELKRYNGPLGITISGTEEPFDPIVISGLTKKGLAERTGAIHIGDRVLAINGVSLKGKPLSEAIHLLQMAGESVTLKIKKQADQSDGRRPLEREAAFLSDTEDDLTDSQKTSKHSELYSATVPSIDSAMSSWDSSGFDAGYSSQGTYLHKGSDILLNPNEWRRTKHRSQTTSSSAGLVHHTSLYDGRFTEDEWDKIPGFVSPPRCHGTLNQDDSFWSQALQDLETCGQSEILRELEASMTGSALSLYLDETKTNEDSVFPSEISPIKREGSHGETINKSKLNMSTGVGEVSSRVKGDNSENLLPTALALHKVTIRKDRESRDFGFSVSDGLLEKGVYVNMIRPDGPADQAGLKPFDRILQVNRVRTRDLDCCLTVPLIMEAGDSLELVISRNPLAAADAELPNDCDDPSNSLFCFPNHRNNIVAL is encoded by the exons ATGAAGGACCATACTCAAAGGGAAGCAAAGAGCCCGGGGcaactgaccaatcacattCGTCCCGGAGGCGCAGCCTTTCAG CAGAAGAGTATCGAGGAGTGACCACCGTGGATCTGATGAAAAGGGAAGGCAGCAGCCTTGGCCTCACCATCTCCGGAGGTTCTGATAAGGATGGCAAGCCCAGAGTGTCAAACCTACGGCCAGGTGGGCTAGCTGCCAG GAGTGACCAGCTGAATGTAGGAGACTACATCAAGTCAGTGAATGGCATCAATCTGTCAAAGCTTCGTCACGATGAGATTATCAGCCTGCTGAAGAACATTGGGGAGCGAGTTGTACTGGAAGTGGAGTATGAACTGCCTCCATTTG TCCAGAACCCCTCAGGAGTCATAACCAAAACCATCGAGGTGTGTTTACACAAGGAGGGCAACAGTTTTGGTTTTGTCATGAGAG GAGGCTTCCATGAAGACTGGCGCAGATCTCGTCCTCTGGTGGTGACCAGCGTCAGGCCTGGGGGTCCGGCTGATAG AGAGGGCACTATTAAGGCTGGAGACCGAGTATTGAGCATAGATGGGATGCCTTTGAGCCGGGAGAGGCACGCTGACGCTTTGACCATGTTAATGCAGAGCGGCCAGGAAGCTCTGTTCCTGATTGAGTATGACGTCTCTGTCATGG AGGCAGTGCAGCAAGCCTCGGGCCCTCTGCTGGTGGAGATAGTGAAAGGCCCCTCTGCCAGCCTGGGGATCAGCCTCGCCACGGCAGTCTACAGGAACAAACAAGTTATTATTATCGACAAGATAAAAGCAGCCAGTGTGGTGGAAAG GTGTGGAGCGCTGCATGTAGGTGACATCCTCCTGTCCATAGACGGGACCAGCACAGAGCACTGCTCTCTGATGGAGGCAGCACAGCTACTCGCCAGCACCTCTGACATTGTCAAACTGGAGATTCTTCCAGCCAGCCAGAGCAGACTTCCCATCAGGCCGTATGACACAG TAAAAGTGCAGAAAAGCAACCATCATCACTGGGACCAAAGCGGCAACTACTGCCATCCCCCACATGCCAGCCACAGCAAGACATGGAGCAGCCCAAGCCACCCACACAACCAGCAGGACCACTGCAAAT CTCTGGTGAGTGGTGGCTTCTCCCCTTCCTCCACAGCCACCTCAGGCTTCAGCAGCCAGGGTAGCAACACGCTACCCTGCCCCGTCCTTCCCATCACTCCCACCAGCCCTCGCAGCTCCACCGGCAAGAGGAGGAACAGAAAGAAGGACCACAAGAGCTCAT TATCTTTGGCATCGAGCTCTGTCGGCCCGGGGGGGCAGGTTTTTCATGTGGAAACGAGCGAGGTCATCCTGAGGGGGGATCCACTCACAGGTTTTGGGATCCAGCTGCAGGGAGGTGTCTTTGCCACAGAAACCCTATCCGCTCCCCCGGTCATCCGCTTTATTGAGCCCGACAGCCCAGCTGAGAG GTGtgggctgctgcaggtcggcgaCAGATTGTTGTTCATTAATGGGATCCCAACTGAAGATGGCACTTTGGAGGAAGCTCATCAGCTGCTCAGAGACTCTGCTCTGGCTAACAAGGTCACACTGGAGATTGAGTTTGATGTTGCAG AGTCGGTGGTTCCCAGCAGCGGCACCTTCCACGTTAAACTCCCCAAACGGCGAGGGATGGAGCTGGGCATCACCATCAGTG CGAGTAAAAAACCTGGCAAGCCCCTCATCATCTCTGACATCAGGAAAGGAAGCATTGCGCACAG AACAGGCACTCTGGAGCCCGGAGACCGGCTGCTGGCCATCGACTCGGTGCGTCTGGAGAACTGCACAATGGAAGACGCGATGCATGTCCTGGAACAAGCAGAAGATATGGTCAAACTCCGAATCCAGAAAGATGAGGACAACATTG ATGAGTTGGAAATGTCAGGCTCCATAATCTACACAGTTGAGTTGAAGAGATACAACGGACCACTGGGCATCACCATTTCTGGCACAGAGGAGCCCTTTGATCCCATCGTCATTTCTGGCCTCACCAAGAAAGGCCTGGCTGAGAG GACTGGAGCCATCCATATAGGGGACCGAGTCCTAGCCATCAATGGTGTCAGCCTGAAAGGAAAGCCACTGAGTGAGGCCATTCATCTCCTGCAGATGGCCGGGGAGTCAGTCACCCTCAAGATCAAGAAACAAGCTGATc AGTCTGACGGCCGGCGGCCTTTAGAAAGAGAAGCTGCATTTTTGAGCGACACAGAGGATGACCTGACAGACTCCCAGAAGACCAGTAAACACTCAGAGCTCTACTCTGCCACTGTACCCAGTATAGACTCTGCCATGAGCTCCTGGGATAGCTCGGGGTTTGATGCAGGCTACAGTagccaag gGACATATCTTCACAAAGGATCCGATATACTGCTCAACCCAAATGAGTGGAGGCGCACAAAACACAGGAGCCAAACCACTTCCAGTTCTGCAGGCCTAGTCCACCACACCTCATTGTATGATGGGAGATTCACAGAGGATGAGTGGGACAAGATACCTGG ATTTGTCAGCCCCCCTCGTTGCCATGGCACCCTGAACCAGGATGACAGCTTCTGGTCCCAGGCTCTGCAGGACCTCGAGACCTGCGGCCAGTCGGAGATTCTCAGGGAGCTGGAG GCATCCATGACAGGTAGCGCTCTTAGTCTGTACCTAGATGAGACCAAAACAAATGAAGACTCAGTGTTTCCCTCTGAAATAAGTCCAATCAAGAGGGAAGGAAGCCATGGAGAAActataaacaaaagcaaactgaACATGTCAACTGGAGTCGGAGAGGTTTCATCCAGGGTCAAAGGCGACAACTCTGAAAATTTGCTCCCTACAGCTCTGGCACTGCACAAG GTGACTATAAGAAAGGATCGTGAAAGCCGTGACTTTGGTTTCAGTGTGTCAGACGGGCTGCTGGAAAAGGGTGTCTACGTGAATATGATCCGGCCTGATGGCCCAGCTGACCAAGCGGGGTTGAAGCCTTTTGACCGCATTCTTCAG GTGAACCGTGTAAGGACCAGGGACTTGGACTGTTGTCTAACTGTGCCCTTAATTATGGAGGCCGGAGACAGCCTGGAATTGGTCATTAGCAGGAATCCACTGGCAGCAGCAGACGCGGAGCTGCCAAACGACTGTGACGACCCCTCAAACTCACTGTTCTGCTTCCCCAACCACAGGAACAACATAGTTGCCCTCTGA